One window of Rissa tridactyla isolate bRisTri1 chromosome 12, bRisTri1.patW.cur.20221130, whole genome shotgun sequence genomic DNA carries:
- the RNF114 gene encoding E3 ubiquitin-protein ligase RNF114 codes for MAVAGGGGSSRSPERRYDPLSRFTCPVCLEVYESPVRVPCGHVFCTQCLQECLKPKKPVCGVCRSTLSPGSRALDLEKQIETTETACNGCNKKMYLSKMRSHAASCSKYQNYIMEGVKAVTKEPLHNTRNFPNRFTFPCPYCSEKNFDQEGLVEHCKTLHSMDAKQVVCPICASMPWGDPNYRSANFMEHLQRRHRFSYDTFVDYDADEDDMMAQVLMRSLRDK; via the exons ATGGCGGTGGCCGGtggcggcggctcctcccgcTCCCCGGAGCGGCGGTACGACCCGCTGTCACGCTTCACCTGCCCCGTGTGCCTGGAGGTGTACGAGAGCCCGGTGCGCGTCCCCTGCGGACACGT CTTTTGCACGCAATGCCTGCAGGAGTGTCTTAAGCCGAAAAAGCCGGTTTGTGGTGTCTGCCGCAGTACCCTGTCGCCCGGTAGCAGAGCTCTGGACTTGGAAAAGCAGATTGAAACGACAGAAACAGCTTGCAATGGCTGCAATAAAAAA ATGTATCTCTCCAAGATGCGCAGCCACGCCGCGTCTTGTTCAAAGTACCAGAATTATATAATGGAAGGCGTGAAAGCTGTCACTAAAGAACCACTTCACAACACCAG GAACTTCCCAAATCGCTTTACCTTTCCTTGTCCGTATTGCAGCGAAAAAAACTTTGATCAAGAAGGACTAGTTGAACACTGCAAAACATTGCACAGCATGGATGCAAAACAAGTG GTTTGCCCAATTTGTGCCTCAATGCCATGGGGAGATCCAAATTATAGGAGTGCTAACTTCATGGAGCACCTTCAAAGACGACATCGCTTTTCCTATGATACTTTTGTG GATTATGATGCTGATGAAGATGATATGATGGCACAGGTTTTGATGCGTTCTTTGCGGGATAAATGA